One region of Camelina sativa cultivar DH55 chromosome 6, Cs, whole genome shotgun sequence genomic DNA includes:
- the LOC104790315 gene encoding momilactone A synthase-like: MAATLIRSIVRKFKRPATTASAAYSTGGGGGCTCTSKKLEGKVALITGGASGLGKATAGEFLRHGARVVIADLDAETGVKAAKELGSAAEFVRCDVTVEADIAEAVEMTVERYGKLDVMYNNAGIVGPMSPASISELDMMEFERVMRINVFGVVSGIKHAAKFMIPARSGCILCTSSVAGVTGGLAPHSYTISKFTIPGIVKSMASELCEHGVRINCISPSAVATPLTLRYLQKVFPKVTEEKLRESVKGMGELKGAECEEADVAKAALYLASNDGKYVTGHNLVVDGGMTAFKIAGFPFPSDS, encoded by the exons ATGGCGGCCACACTGATCAGATCCATCGTCAG AAAATTTAAACGGCCAGCCACCACGGCCTCAGCCGCTTACTCGACAGGTGGTGGCGGTGGTTGTACTTGTACGAG CAAGAAGCTAGAAGGCAAAGTAGCCCTCATAACCGGCGGTGCAAGCGGGCTCGGTAAAGCCACGGCCGGCGAGTTTCTTCGGCACGGTGCCCGAGTTGTGATCGCCGACTTAGATGCGGAAACCGGGGTTAAAGCAGCTAAGGAGCTAGGCTCGGCGGCAGAGTTTGTGCGGTGTGATGTCACGGTGGAGGCGGATATTGCCGAGGCCGTGGAAATGACGGTGGAGCGGTATGGGAAGCTAGACGTGATGTACAACAACGCTGGGATTGTTGGACCCATGTCTCCGGCTAGCATATCGGAGCTTGATATGATGGAGTTCGAGAGAGTGATGAGGATTAACGTCTTTGGGGTTGTCTCCGGCATCAAACACGCCGCTAAGTTTATGATTCCGGCTAGGTCAGGATGCATTTTGTGCACATCAAGCGTTGCAG GCGTGACCGGAGGGTTGGCACCACATTCATACACAATCTCAAAGTTCACAATTCCCGGAATCGTCAAGTCCATGGCTAGCGAGCTCTGCGAACATGGTGTGCGTATCAACTGCATTTCGCCGAGTGCTGTGGCGACACCGCTCACTCTCCGTTACCTTCAGAAAGTGTTTCCGAAGGTGACGGAGGAGAAGCTACGTGAGTCAGTGAAAGGAATGGGAGAGTTGAAAGGAGCCGAGTGTGAAGAAGCAGACGTAGCTAAAGCTGCTTTGTATTTGGCCTCCAACGATGGTAAATACGTTACCGGACATAACTTGGTCGTGGACGGTGGCATGACTGCTTTCAAGATCGCTGGTTTTCCATTTCCTTCAGATTCATGA
- the LOC104790318 gene encoding B3 domain-containing transcription factor FUS3-like isoform X1 produces MRSLKEIRCLSLAPNVVIIRYWPNNNSRMYVLENTGDFVNAHGLQLGDFIMVYQDLDSNKYVIQARKASEEEEEDVTMVEEDDVYTNLTKIENTVVNDLLIQDFNHQSSNSNNNNKSSYYYPVIDDITTNTASFVYDTTALTSNDTPLDYLGGSTTTTNNYYSDFGSFEGLGSVENISLDDFY; encoded by the exons ATGAGATCTTTAAAGGAAATTAGATGTTTGAGTCTTGCCCCTAATGTTGTGATCATTAGGTACTGGCCGAACAACAATAGCAGAATGTACGTGCTTGAAAACACAG GTGACTTTGTGAACGCTCATGGTCTGCAGCTAGGTGACTTCATCATGGTTTACCAAGATCTCGACTCAAACAAATAC gTTATACAAGCAAGAAAGgcatctgaagaagaagaagaagacgtaaCCATGGTTGAAGAAGACGACGTTTACACAAACTTAACGAAGATCGAAAACACCGTGGTTAATGATCTTCTCATCCAAGACTTTAATCACCAaagcagcaacagcaacaacaacaacaaatcttcGTACTATTACCCCGTCATCGATGATATCACCACAAACACAGCGTCTTTTGTCTACGACACGACGGCTTTGACCTCCAACGATACTCCACTCGATTATTTGGGTGGAAGTACGACGACAACTAATAATTATTACTCCGATTTCGGATCATTCGAGGGTTTGGGCTCCGTTGAGAATATCTCTCTCGATGACTTCTACTAG
- the LOC104790317 gene encoding pentatricopeptide repeat-containing protein At3g26782, mitochondrial encodes MMPPSKKALFSSVSRLLHTERYTERQNLTTLFNRYVDKTDVFSWNSVIADLARSGDSAEALRAFSSMRKLSLYPTRSSFPCTIKACSSLLDIFSGKQTHQQAFVFGYQSDIFVSSALIVMYSTCGQLKDARKVFDEIPSRNIVSWTSMIRGYDLNGNALDAVSLFKDLLVEENDGDHEGDDAMFLDSMGMVSVISACSRIAAKGLTESIHSFVVKRGFDRGVSVGNTLLDAYAKGGEGGVAVARNIFDQIVDKDRVSYNSIMGVYAQSGMSNEAFEVFRRLVEDKVVTFNSITLSTVLLAVSHSGALRIGKCIHDQVIRMGLEDDVIIGTSLIDMYCKCGRVETARKAFDRMKYKNVRSWTAMIAGYGMHGHAAKALELFPAMIDSGVKPNFITFVSVLAACSHAGLHVEGWRWFNAMKGRFGVEPGLEHYGCMVDLLGRAGFLQKAYDLIQTMKMKPDSIIWSSLLAGCRIHKNVELAEISVARLFELDSSNCGYYMLLSHIYADAGRWKDVERVRMIMKNRGLVKPPGFSLLELNGEVHVFLIGDEEHPEHEKIYGFLAELNKKLLEAGYVSNTASVCHDVDEEEKEMTLRVHSEKLAIAFGIMNTVPGSTVSVVKNLRVCSDCHNVIKLISKIVDREFVVRDAKRFHHFKDGFCSCGDYW; translated from the exons atgatGCCTCCGAGTAAAAAAGCTCTGTTCTCTTCCGTCTCTCGTCTTCTCCACACGGAGAGATACACAGAGAGACAAAACCTAACAACTCTGTTCAACAGATATGTTGACAAAACAGATGTCTTCTCATGGAACTCTGTCATCGCTGACCTCGCTCGTAGCGGTGATTCAGCTGAAGCTCTTCGTGCTTTCTCCTCAATGCGAAAGCTTTCTCTTTACCCAACTCGCTCTAGCTTTCCTTGCACTATTAAAGCATGTTCGTCTCTTCTTGATATTTTCTCCGGCAAGCAGACTCATCAGCAAGCTTTTGTCTTCGGGTATCAATCAGACATCTTCGTGTCTTCGGCTTTGATTGTTATGTATTCAACTTGCGGTCAACTGAAAGATGCACGgaaggtgttcgacgaaattccTAGTAGAAATATTGTCTCTTGGACATCGATGATTCGAGGGTATGATCTTAACGGTAATGCCCTTGATGCTGTTTCTCTTTTCAAGGATCTATTGGTCGAAGAAAATGATGGAGATCATGAGGGTGACGATGCAATGTTTCTTGATTCTATGGGTATGGTTTCAGTCATCTCGGCTTGTTCTCGTATTGCTGCTAAGGGTTTAACCGAATCAATTCATAGCTTTGTGGTAAAAAGAGGGTTTGATAGAGGGGTGAGTGTTGGTAATACTCTACTAGATGCTTATGCTAAGGGTGGAGAAGGAGGTGTAGCTGTGGCGAGAAATATCTTTGATCAGATTGTGGATAAGGATCGTGTTTCGTATAATTCGATCATGGGTGTGTATGCTCAGAGTGGGATGTCTAATGAGGCTTTTGAAGTCTTTCGTAGACTGGTAGAGGATAAAGTTGTGACCTTTAACTCCATTACACTGTCTACTGTCTTGTTAGCGGTTTCACATTCAGGTGCTCTGCGTATTGGCAAGTGTATTCATGATCAG GTGATAAGGATGGGTCTTGAGGATGATGTGATAATCGGGACATCATTAATTGATATGTATTGCAAATGCGGAAGAGTTGAGACGGCGAGAAAAGCATTTGATCGAATGAAATACAAGAATGTTAGGTCGTGGACCGCCATGATTGCTGGATATGGAATGCATGGCCACGCGGCTAAAGCGTTAGAGTTATTCCCTGCTATGATCGATTCAGGGGTtaaaccaaatttcattacTTTTGTATCCGTATTAGCTGCTTGCAGTCATGCGGGTCTTCATGTAGAAGGCTGGCGCTGGTTTAACGCAATGAAGGGAAGATTCGGCGTGGAACCGGGTTTAGAACACTACGGTTGTATGGTTGATCTTCTAGGTAGAGCAGGGTTTCTTCAGAAAGCTTATGATTTGATTCagacaatgaagatgaagcCGGACTCTATCATATGGAGCTCACTTCTTGCAGGTTGTAGAATTCACAAGAATGTGGAGCTCGCAGAGATATCGGTGGCGCGTTTGTTTGAATTGGACTCTTCGAACTGCGGTTATTACATGCTGCTTTCGCATATATATGCTGATGCAGGGCGTTGGAAAGATGTTGAGAGGGTGAGGATGATAATGAAGAATCGAGGATTGGTGAAACCGCCGGGTTTTAGTCTGCTTGAGTTGAATGGTGAGGTtcatgtgttcttgatcggagACGAAGAGCATCCAGAGCACGAAAAGATTTACGGGTTTTTAGCAGAACTGAACAAGAAGCTGTTGGAGGCAGGTTACGTATCAAACACGGCATCTGTATGCCATGATGTtgatgaggaagagaaagagatgacaCTGAGAGTTCACAGCGAGAAACTAGCGATTGCGTTTGGGATCATGAACACTGTTCCTGGCTCGACGGTTAGTGTGGTTAAGAATCTGAGAGTTTGCAGCGATTGTCATAACGTGATCAAGTTGATTTCGAAGATTGTTGATAGAGAGTTTGTGGTTAGAGATGCGAAACGGTTTCACCATTTCAAAGATGGGTTTTGTTCTTGTGGAGATTATTGGTGA
- the LOC104790316 gene encoding uncharacterized protein LOC104790316 — protein MGSSQSALVEEEEETDNEEEEEDEEEEEDDHGRSSNTRELDNLLVKKVLEQEPEMLPCHASASPLSPQLSSLGTPRLGPSIKVWDPYNVLSPPPHPPPIFSRIASGDEDRSVTEVYLISHGECDLNLRPDLVGGRCHVAALTPNGKRQARALAVFFKSQGVRFTSVYSSPLDRARSMAVSVCQEMSFPEEHVQSSDAIIEMSLGDWEGCNESEIYSAETLSLIERCQPDFTAPSGESLRQVEFRMVQFLNGTVSGVAEKLRSDFSSTMNHNETHERDGSSLLPSTNWDLLHKHRPSLTRKKSGKSRLQVMTNHEPDDGSPREEVNHNHNDLSDSSSLISNCIGVFTHSLPIKCLLTGILGCSPVMNHKICVEDSSVTVLQHSWRNGWQIKRMNDTAHLRLL, from the exons ATGGGTTCTTCACAATCTGCgctagttgaagaagaagaggaaactgacaatgaagaagaagaagaagatgaggaagaggaggaagacgatCATGGCAGATCATCAAACACAAGAGAATTAGACAATCTCCTAGTGAAAAAAGTACTCGAACAAGAGCCTGAGATGTTACCATGTCACGCTTCAGCTTCACCGCTTTCACCACAGCTATCATCTCTCGGTACTCCACGGCTTGGACCTTCGATTAAAGTTTGGGATCCTTACAACGTCCTCTCCCCTCCGCCGCACCCGCCGCCTATCTTCTCGCGAATCGCGTCTGGTGACGAAGATCGTTCCGTGACGGAGGTTTATCTCATTAGCCATGGTGAGTGTGATCTCAATCTGAGACCTGATTTGGTTGGTGGGAGATGTCATGTTGCTGCGCTTACTCCTAACGGTAAACGCCAAGCTAGGGCTCTTGCTGTTTTCTTTAAATCTCAGGGTGTTCGATTCACTTCTGTTTACTCTTCGCCTTTGGATCGAGCTAGATCCATGGCTGTTTCGGTTTGTCAG gAAATGAGTTTTCCAGAGGAGCATGTACAATCCTCAGATGCTATTATCGAGATGAGTCTTGGGGATTGGGAAGGTTGCAATGAATCAGAGATATATAGTGCGGAAACCTTGAGTTTGATTGAACGATGCCAGCCTGATTTCACGGCCCCATCTGGAGAATCACTCAGGCAAGTAGAGTTCCGAATGGTTCAGTTTCTAAACGGGACAGTCTCAGGAGTTGCAGAGAAGCTCAGGTCAGATTTCTCTTCTACTATGAATCACAATGAAACTCATGAGCGTGATGGTTCGTCTTTACTTCCCTCGACCAACTGGGATTTGCTTCACAAACATCGTCCGAGTCTTACAAGGAAGAAATCTGGTAAAAGCAGACTTCAAGTAATGACCAATCACGAGCCTGACGATGGATCCCCAAGGGAAGAAGttaatcacaatcacaatgaCCTAAGTGATTCCTCTTCCCTAATCTCAAATTGCATCGGGGTTTTCACGCATTCTTTGCCTATAAAGTGTCTTCTAACCGGAATCCTCGGTTGCAGTCCGGTAATGAATCATAAGATCTGTGTAGAAGACTCTTCAGTGACAGTGTTACAGCATTCTTGGAGAAACGGGTGGCAGATCAAACGAATGAATGATACTGCTCATCTTAGATTGTTGTAG
- the LOC104790318 gene encoding B3 domain-containing transcription factor FUS3-like isoform X2: MYVLENTGDFVNAHGLQLGDFIMVYQDLDSNKYVIQARKASEEEEEDVTMVEEDDVYTNLTKIENTVVNDLLIQDFNHQSSNSNNNNKSSYYYPVIDDITTNTASFVYDTTALTSNDTPLDYLGGSTTTTNNYYSDFGSFEGLGSVENISLDDFY; the protein is encoded by the exons ATGTACGTGCTTGAAAACACAG GTGACTTTGTGAACGCTCATGGTCTGCAGCTAGGTGACTTCATCATGGTTTACCAAGATCTCGACTCAAACAAATAC gTTATACAAGCAAGAAAGgcatctgaagaagaagaagaagacgtaaCCATGGTTGAAGAAGACGACGTTTACACAAACTTAACGAAGATCGAAAACACCGTGGTTAATGATCTTCTCATCCAAGACTTTAATCACCAaagcagcaacagcaacaacaacaacaaatcttcGTACTATTACCCCGTCATCGATGATATCACCACAAACACAGCGTCTTTTGTCTACGACACGACGGCTTTGACCTCCAACGATACTCCACTCGATTATTTGGGTGGAAGTACGACGACAACTAATAATTATTACTCCGATTTCGGATCATTCGAGGGTTTGGGCTCCGTTGAGAATATCTCTCTCGATGACTTCTACTAG
- the LOC104790314 gene encoding secoisolariciresinol dehydrogenase-like — translation MLRPFTRNFKLFVPNGLISTPVNSTLLYSTSSRKLEGKVAVITGGASGLGKATAEEFVSQGAQVIIVDIDEEAGHTVAAELGSAAHFVRCDVTEEEQVAKAVETAVSRHGKLDVMLNSAGISCSISPPSIADIDMDTYDKVMRLNVRGTVLGIKHAARAMIPAGSGSILCLSSISGLMGGLGPHAYSISKFTIPGVVKTVASELCKHGLRINCISPAGIPTPLTLRMFREAFAGAGHSIPEEQLLAIVNATGELKGEKCEEIDVAKAALYLASDDAKFVTGHNLVVDGGFTCFKSLNLPSA, via the exons AAACTTCAAACTCTTTGTACCAAATGGTTTGATCTCCACGCCAGTTAACTCTACGCTCCTGTattcaacttcttcaag aaagttaGAAGGAAAAGTAGCGGTCATAACCGGTGGTGCAAGCGGCCTAGGGAAGGCCACGGCAGAAGAATTTGTGAGCCAAGGTGCGCAAGTGATCATCGTAGATATAGATGAAGAGGCTGGTCATACGGTCGCGGCCGAACTTGGCTCAGCTGCACATTTCGTTAGATGTGATGTCACTGAGGAGGAACAAGTCGCTAAGGCCGTGGAAACCGCCGTGTCTCGTCATGGGAAGCTCGATGTAATGCTCAATAGTGCTGGAATAtctt GCTCCATATCACCACCAAGCATAGCGGACATAGACATGGACACTTACGATAAAGTGATGCGTCTCAACGTTCGAGGTACTGTCTTAGGGATAAAGCACGCGGCTCGAGCCATGATCCCTGCTGGATCGGGCTCCATCCTTTGCCTCTCTAGCATCAGCGGCTTGATGGGGGGTCTAGGTCCACACGCATACTCAATCTCTAAATTCACAATCCCGGGTGTGGTCAAGACGGTTGCTAGTGAGTTGTGTAAGCATGGATTGAGAATCAATTGTATATCTCCCGCAGGCATCCCCACACCTCTAACGCTGAGGATGTTTCGTGAGGCGTTTGCGGGTGCGGGTCACAGCATTCCGGAGGAACAGCTTTTGGCGATTGTGAACGCGACGGGAGAGCTAAAAGGAGAGAAGTGTGAGGAGATAGATGTGGCTAAAGCGGCTTTGTATTTGGCATCGGATGATGCTAAGTTTGTGACGGGGCATAACCTCGTTGTTGATGGTGGGTTTACTTGTTTCAAGTCTCTTAATCTCCCTTCTGCGTAG